Below is a window of Halogeometricum rufum DNA.
GACCTGCCGTTCGTCCTCTTCACGGGCAAGGGCTCAGAGGAGATAGCCAGCCGGGCCATCTCCGCGGGCGTGACCGACTACCTCCGGAAGGGCGGCAGCGCCGACCGGTTCGACGTGCTCGCGAACCGGATTCGGAACGCCGTCGCCCGCTACCGCGCGGAACGCGAGGCCGAACGCCGCGAGACGCACCTCCGGCGCGTCGTGGACGTCCTCCCCGAGTGCATCTTCGTGAAGGACGCGGCGGGCCGGTACGTGCTGGTGAACCGGGCCGGCGCGGAGACGTACGGGATGACGCCCGAGGCGGTCGAGGGATGCCTCGACCGCGACATCCTGCCGCCCGAGGACGCCGAGCGGTTCCGCGAGGAGGACCGCGAGATACTGGCGTCGGGCGAACCGACGTACCGCCCCGAGCAACGGCGACGGACCGAGGACGGTTCGCTCATCGTCGAACGCGTGCAGAAACTCCCGTTCGACCTCGCTCCGAGCGGTGAAGGGGTGCTGGGCGTCGTCGAGGACATCACCGACGAACACTTCCGACGGCGGCGCCGCGAGGCGGCGCTCTCGGCCGTCGGCGACGCCGAGTCCGCGCTGGCGGAGGCCCGGACGGCCGACGGCGAGGCGGCCGCCGACGCGCACGACCGGTGTGCGAACGCGCTGGAGCGAGTCCGGACGCTCCTCTCGAACGGTGGTCCACTCGACGACGACTCGTCGGCGAACGACTCGACGGACGAGGATTCGCCGGACGTGGGCGAGTAGCCGCCGCGGGCCGGGCGGGCCGCGTCGTTCCCGGGCGGTCAGACGGGGTCCGTCCGCTCGACGGCCCGTTCGAGAACGTCGAGGAACGCCGGGTCGTACGACTCCGCGACGTGCGCGACGTTCCACAGGCCGCCGGCGCGAATCTTCGCGCTCCGAGCGTAGCCGCCGAGCCAGTCGCTTCGCCGCGCGTCCGCGGGGCGTCGGTCGAAGTTGCTCGCGAGGGCGATGGCGTTGCGTTCGACGAACGCCCGGTCGCTGTCGGGGCCGGGTTCGTCGTCGAGGGCGACCCAGAGGAACGGCTGGTCGCGGAGGAAGGCGCTGACCCGGCGTTCCAGCGGGTACTCCTCGTCGCGGACCGCGGCCCTGTCGCGGCCGTCCGGCACCGACGGCGTCCCCCAGTCGGGGTAGCGGTCGTGGAGGCCGTAGCGCTCGACGAACGCCTCGCCGACGCGCCGGCGGTAGACGGACCCGCGGTGGTTGCCGCCGTGCGGGTGGTCGTCGCTTCGCGCGCCGGTGCCGTAGTGCTGTTTCAGCCGGTCCCACAGCGCGGTCGAACTGCCCGCGGAGACGGCGTGCGTCCCGACGCGCGTCAGGCGACGCTGACCGCTCTCGGCGCGCGTCTCCCCCGGCGCGAAGAAGAAGTACACCCCTCGCTTCGGCCAGTCCGCGTACCCCGTGCAGTCGGCGAGTCGCTTCGCGCCGCCGACGCGGGCTTCGAGTCGGTCGAACAGGGCGTACAGCCGGTCGAGGTCCGCGCTGCGCTCCATCGTCACGGAGTAGTCGCGGGCTCCGACAAAAACCTTCGTCGCCCCTGACCGGTCAGGCGGGCGGTCCTCCCGCCTCTCAGTCGTACGTCCGGTGACTCGCGGTCCCCACGTCGATACGGACGAGCGTGTTCTCCGCCCACGCGTCGTCGTCGACGCCGTACTTGCGGTTTATCTTCCGCGTCGCCTCGCGGGTGGCTTCGGCGTCGTCCACCACCGTCGCCGTCCCGAGCAGCGACACCATCCACTGGGCGTCGCCGCCGTCGTCCTTCTGTATCGAGAGGGCGACGCGGGGGTTCTCGCGTATGTTCCGGAGCTTCGTCCCGCCCGTGACGAGTTCGACGACGCCGTCCTCGTAGCGGTACCAGACGGGAGCGACGTGCGGGCGGCCGTCCCGACAGGTCGCCACGTGGGCCATCAACGGTTCGCTCGTCAGTAACTGCGCTATCTCGTCGGAGACGCCTGACGCCATACCGTCACGTCGAAGCCGAGCGAGAAAACTCTCCGGGCGCGGTGCGCGGCCGACGAGACGTTCGACGGCGTGGCCACACGCGGGAGACATTCACGTGCGAAGACGACGTATCTACGTCGCGCGGTCAGACCGCGCGGTGTGAGACATGAGAGACGATTCAGAACGGACGAACGGGAGCCAGACCGCCGACGGGGCGGACGCGGG
It encodes the following:
- a CDS encoding pyridoxamine 5'-phosphate oxidase family protein, whose amino-acid sequence is MASGVSDEIAQLLTSEPLMAHVATCRDGRPHVAPVWYRYEDGVVELVTGGTKLRNIRENPRVALSIQKDDGGDAQWMVSLLGTATVVDDAEATREATRKINRKYGVDDDAWAENTLVRIDVGTASHRTYD
- a CDS encoding PAS domain-containing response regulator codes for the protein MNGDGAESEAVESRLSSGETAPIRVLHVDDDPAFGDLTAARLARTDGDGGPIRVESVTEPDAALDRLDDADCVVSDFEMPETDGLDLLDAVRDRRPDLPFVLFTGKGSEEIASRAISAGVTDYLRKGGSADRFDVLANRIRNAVARYRAEREAERRETHLRRVVDVLPECIFVKDAAGRYVLVNRAGAETYGMTPEAVEGCLDRDILPPEDAERFREEDREILASGEPTYRPEQRRRTEDGSLIVERVQKLPFDLAPSGEGVLGVVEDITDEHFRRRRREAALSAVGDAESALAEARTADGEAAADAHDRCANALERVRTLLSNGGPLDDDSSANDSTDEDSPDVGE